From a region of the Ficedula albicollis isolate OC2 chromosome 1A, FicAlb1.5, whole genome shotgun sequence genome:
- the GPR22 gene encoding probable G-protein coupled receptor 22 produces the protein MCLSPILEVNMQSESNITVRDAIDDIDTNMYQPLSYPLSFQVSLTGFLMLEIVLGLGSNLTVLVLYCMKSNLINSVSNIITMNLHVLDVIICVGCIPLTIVILLLSLESNTALICCFHEACVSFASVSTAINVFAITLDRYDISVKPANRILTMGRAVILMTSIWIISLFSFLIPFIEVNFFSLQSASTWENKTLLCVSTNEYHTELGMYYHILVQIPIFFFTVIVMLITYTKILQALNIRIGTRFTTGQKKKNRKKKTISLTTQHETTDVSHSSGGKNVVFGVRTSVSVIIALRRAVKRHRERRERQKRVFRMSLLIISTFLLCWTPISVLNTTILCLGPSDLLVKLRLCFLVMAYGTTIFHPLLYAFTRQKFQKVLKSKMKKRVVSIVEADPMPNNAVIHNSWIEPKRNKKITFEDSEVRQKCLVPQVVTD, from the coding sequence ATGTGTTTGTCCCCCATTCTGGAAGTCAACATGCAGTCCGAATCTAACATTACAGTTCGAGATGCCATTGATGACATCGACACCAACATGTACCAACCACTGTCATATCCATTAAGCTTTCAAGTTTCTCTCACTGGATTTTTGATGTTAGAAATTGTTTTGGGACTTGGCAGCAACCTCACCGTGCTGGTACTTTACTGTATGAAATCCAACTTAATCAATTCTGTCAGTAACATAATTACAATGAACCTTCATGTACTTGATGTAATAATTTGTGTGGGATGTATTCCTCTAACTATAGTTATCCTTCTGCTTTCACTGGAGAGTAACACTGCTCTCATCTGCTGCTTCCATGAGGCTTGTGTCTCTTTTGCAAGCGTTTCAACTGCAATCAACGTCTTCGCTATCACCCTGGACCGATACGACATCTCCGTAAAGCCTGCTAATCGGATCCTGACCATGGGAAGGGCTGTGATATTAATGACATCAATATGGatcatttcacttttttccttcctgattcCTTTCATTGAAGTCAACTTTTTCAGTCTTCAAAGTGCAAGTACTTGGGAAAATAAGACACTTCTGTGTGTGAGTACAAACGAATACCACACTGAACTAGGAATGTACTACCACATTCTTGTTCAGAttccaatatttttcttcactgttatAGTAATGCTAATTACATACACCAAAATACTCCAGGCCCTAAATATTCGGATTGGTACAAGATTTACAACaggacaaaagaagaaaaacagaaagaaaaaaaccatttctTTGACCACTCAGCATGAGACTACAGATGTGTCCCACAGCAGTGGAGGAAAAAACGTCGTGTTTGGTGTAAGGACTTCTGTGTCTGTCATAATTGCCCTACGCCGAGCTGTCAAACGGCACCGGGAGCGACGAGAACGGCAAAAGAGAGTCTTCAGAATGTCCCTTCTGATTATCTCAACATTCCTTCTCTGCTGGACACCCATCTCAGTTTTAAACACCACTATCTTATGTTTGGGCCCAAGTGACCTTTTGGTAAAGTTGAGATTATGTTTTCTAGTAATGGCATATGGAACAACTATATTTCACCCTCTACTTTACGCATTCACGAGGCAAAAGTTTCAGAAAGTTCTGAAAAGTAAGATGAAAAAGCGAGTTGTTTCAATAGTGGAAGCAGATCCCATGCCAAATAACGCTGTAATACACAACTCATGGATAGAGcctaaaaggaacaaaaagatTACCTTTGAAGACAGCGAAGTAAGGCAGAAATGTTTAGTACCTCAGGTTGTCACAGACTAG